A region of Domibacillus sp. DTU_2020_1001157_1_SI_ALB_TIR_016 DNA encodes the following proteins:
- a CDS encoding alpha/beta hydrolase, with translation MKKKSIITRVLTVIALGLLLSTTIVASKSGAGAAYTPDLSNGADNFYKSNKVTMKKVEFKNQYNMNVAGNLFIPKGLKKHTKNPAIIVGHPMGAVKEQSANLYAQKMAEKGFVTLSLDLSFWGESEGQPRNAVSPDIYAEDFSAAVDFLGTRSFVDREQIGVLGICGSGSFAISAAKIDPRMKAIATVSMYDMGAANRNGLKHSQTLEQRKKILEEAAEQRYVEFTGGETKYTSGTVHELNENSTAIEREFYDFYRTPRGEFTPKSSSPELTTHPTLTSNVKFMNFYPFEDIETISPRPMLFITGENAHSREFSEDAYKLAGEPKELYIVPSAGHVDLYDRVNLIPFDKLESFFKENLKKK, from the coding sequence ATGAAAAAGAAATCTATTATTACGCGTGTACTCACAGTGATAGCATTGGGCTTGCTTTTATCCACGACCATCGTTGCATCCAAGTCTGGCGCTGGCGCTGCATACACGCCGGACTTGTCCAATGGAGCAGACAACTTTTACAAGAGCAACAAGGTAACCATGAAGAAGGTTGAGTTTAAAAATCAATACAACATGAATGTTGCAGGGAATCTTTTTATTCCCAAAGGTTTGAAGAAACACACTAAAAATCCCGCGATTATTGTCGGGCATCCTATGGGTGCAGTAAAAGAACAAAGTGCGAATTTGTATGCCCAGAAAATGGCCGAAAAGGGATTTGTCACTTTATCCCTGGATTTGTCTTTCTGGGGAGAGAGTGAGGGTCAGCCTCGCAATGCTGTTTCGCCGGATATCTATGCCGAGGATTTCAGTGCTGCGGTGGATTTCCTAGGCACCCGTTCGTTTGTTGACAGGGAGCAGATTGGTGTTCTCGGGATTTGTGGCAGCGGAAGCTTTGCTATCAGCGCAGCCAAGATCGACCCACGCATGAAAGCCATTGCGACAGTCAGTATGTACGACATGGGTGCCGCCAACCGTAACGGGCTTAAACACTCGCAGACTCTCGAGCAGAGAAAGAAGATTCTCGAAGAGGCAGCAGAGCAGCGCTATGTGGAGTTCACAGGCGGTGAAACCAAATACACCAGTGGGACAGTACATGAACTGAATGAAAACTCTACCGCCATTGAACGTGAGTTTTATGACTTCTACCGGACTCCAAGAGGTGAATTTACTCCCAAGAGCTCGTCACCTGAACTCACGACACACCCGACGCTGACCAGTAACGTCAAGTTCATGAATTTTTACCCGTTCGAAGACATAGAGACGATTTCTCCTCGTCCGATGCTTTTCATCACGGGTGAAAACGCTCATTCCAGAGAGTTCAGCGAAGACGCCTACAAGCTGGCAGGCGAACCGAAGGAACTCTACATTGTTCCGAGCGCAGGTCATGTGGATCTGTACGACCGGGTGAATTTAATCCCTTTTGACAAGCTCGAGTCCTTCTTCAAAGAAAATCTGAAGAAAAAATAA